The genomic region GTAGCTCAGTGCAGTGGTATGTGCCAGTTATCCCAAGGTAAATGGGAGGCTAAGACTGGAAGGTTGCAGTTCCAGGCCAattgcaggaaaaaaagaaagtgtaaaaCTCCATCTTagtaaaaaagaagccggggaggtgggggggactgggaatgtggcttagtggtagagtgcttgcctaccatgcaggaagccctgagttcaattcctcagcaccacataaacagaaaaagctgaaagtgacactgtggctcaagtggtataatgctagccttgagcaaaaaaagccagggacagtgctcaggccctgagttcaagccccaaaactggtaataaataaataaataagaaataagaagctgggcatggtggtacatacctgttgTCTCAGCTATAGCAGGAAGCATAAAATAACATCATGGTCCATTCTAAGGccctgagataaaaaaaaattagatcttCTCTCAAAAAAATCAGTGTAGAAAATGGCTATAAgcatggcttagtggtggagtacttgacTAGAAAGTTCAAGACtcaagagttcaaaccccagtatgtcCAAACAAAAGACTAgttatagctgggcactggcggctgtaatcctaactactcaagaagctgagatctgaggagtgcagttggaatccagcccacacaggaaaacctgtgagactcttctctccagttaaccacaaaagaagtacaaagtagagctatggctcaagtggtagagtgctaatcttgagaaagaaaaaattaaaaaagcaaaggcTGAGTGCtcacctatattcctagccactcaggaagctgagaaataaagatcacagtttgaagccagcccaggcagaaaagtctccatgatactcttatctcccattaactatcagaaaactggaagagaacctgtggctcaaagtggtggagcactagcattaagcaaaagagctcaggagcagtacccacaccctgaattcaagccccattaccacaaggaaaaaaaaaagtagaactagttgaaagaagaaaattatttgtaataGACTGATGTGATGTTACAAATTTTCAGTCAGACTCACCAGAGTACCTTGAGGGATGACTAGTGAATATTGAGCTTGTTCTCAGGTTATTGGGTTATCTAACAAGATTAAAAATAGGTTCCAtcggctgggaatattgcctagaggtagagtgtttgcctcgcatacatgaagccctgggttctattcctcagaacaacatacacagaaaaagccagaatgacgctgtggcttaagtggtagagtgctagctttgcacagaaagaagccagggacagtgctcaggccctgagtgcaagcccctgcactggcaaaaaaaaggttcCTTTTGCATCATAATCCAAGCATAATTGCTTTGTGTTAAATGAAACCTAAGTACTAAAAGAGCTTAACCTTCAGTAAGGCATCCTGTACTCGTATCCacacaataaaagaaaactgtTTCTTCCCAAAAACCAAAGTTTTAATCTCAGTGATTATTTAGGTTCAAGTTTTCCAAGCTCCTGTTTATATTTTCTGATAGTTATGATGGTAGCTACTAACCAATAAAGGAATTTGCTTTCATCCTTATCATGGATTACTATAACATAACCACAGATACTCCGTTTAAGTCTCCTAAGTGGTAGGTATATCCTACACAGTAAAATTGAAGTTTTAGTTTTTCCCATAATTAGAAAGTTTGGAGATCATGTTTAGCTAAAAATTTTCTACTCAAAATAACCAAATTCTTGAGTTATGCATTTTACTTGGTAAATGAACTaaatacttgtttttcttctctatacACTTATAGCTAACTTAGTGCTACATCAGACTGTGGAGCGTATTCATGTGGGCAAAAAATACGGTGATATTCCTCGAGGgatttttgtggtgagaggagaaaaTGTGGTCCTACTAGGCGAAATAGTAAGTAAAAACTGTTAAACTTCTATTGTTCTTTGATGTTTGTGCTAGTTGGGTGTTTTTTTGTCTTCTCAAGAGAGAGAAATATTAGCTGAGTGATGATGTGatgatggtacacacctataatcctatatactcaggaggctgagaatcaaaggatctcagtttaaagccacctAGTACAGATAAATcctagagattcttttttttttttgccactcctgggccttgaactcagggcccgagcactgtccctggcttccttttgctcaaggctaccactctgccacttgagccacagtgccacttctggccatttttcatatatgtgctgcttgggaattgaacccagggcttcatgtatatgaggcaaactctcttgccactagaccatattcccagctcccctagagattctttttttttttttttttttgccagtcctggggcttggactcagggcctgagcactgtctctggcttctttttgctcaaggctagcactctgccacttgagccacagcgccacttctggccgttttctgtgatgctggggaactgaacccagggcttcatgtatacaaggcaagcactctttttttttttttttttaatttttttattatttttttttaattatttatttatttttttattattaattaagcaaaaaaaaatttttttacaaggtgttgtgcaacgagggtacagttacatagtagggcagtgtgtacatttcttgtgatatcttacaacctgtttttccatcccttgtctaggtcaggtagacccatatgcaatttacaatgtatcaagcacatatacagtgttcacagacttggtctctactgtctctccttctccctttgttaacagtcatatatcagggagatcatgcccctttgttttctgtgttctaggcttgtctcgctcaacattatttgttcgagttctgaccatttccctgcgaataacaatatttcaccattcctaatcgctatgtagtattccattgtgtataagtaccatattttttggatccattcatctgtggaggggcatctgggttgtttccaaattttggctattgtgaattgaaggcaagcactcttgccactaggccatatccctagcccctagaGATTCTTACCTGTAttgattcatatctccaattaaccagcaaaaagttagaagtataGGtaagactcaagtgataaagcaccagtcttgagtggaaaagctaagctaGAGTGTGagtctgacttcaagccccagtactagtgccaaaaaagaagtgagaagaaaaatattttccacattttaTCCAGCTCTGGCAGGTACCCactgaataagaaaagaaagctatAGTTACAGAGGGAAGCTACGGAGCTTAATTTTGGCAATTTGATCTTACTAGTAAAATCTCGTTGGTTTTATCTGATGTAAAAGATAATGTTCTAcacaaatatattcatttatgtaGCATTTGCATTATCTATTGCAGAAAGTTGAAAATCTTGATTTGTGTATGCTGATTTATAAAACTATGATTTAGGGCTAGTATGGCTCAGTAGAGCATTTGTATCATGTATGTAATTCCCAGGCTTTAATCCCTATACTACAAGTATGATTTACATatgttgcaatttttttttttttttttttttttttttggccagtcctgggccttggactcagggcctgagcactgtccctggcttcttcccgctcaaggctagcactctgccacttgagccacagcgccgcttctggccgttttctgtatatgtggtgctggggaatcgaacctagggcctcgtgtatccgaggcaggcactcttgccactaggctatatccccagcccatgttgcAATATTTTGAAGGCATTTAAATCCATTAATTATAAGCAGTTTGTCGTATCATAAAGGTAATCAGAAGTATTTGAGGGAAAGAAACATTTCATATACATTTCattgttcagatttttttgtgtaaggagagaaaaggaatggcTTACTCTttagctggtggctcaggcctgtaatcctagctattcaggagactgagagctgaagatcatgttttgaagccagcccagtctgtgagactctctagcattacaagcctgagccactagctcctggctcagatgtggtttgtttgtttgttttttaatctgtctTGTTTAAACTTTTGATCAAACCCTGATGCTTTCCATTATTAAGTTCTCCAGGAAATTGAAACCCCCTGTGAAAGAAGTTGAAATTAAGGTTGAGGCCATGGTGTAGATTTTCTGCCAGCCATGTATGAgacccctgggtttgatcccaccATTGAAAGCAAAGGGggactagggatatggcctagtggtagagtgtttgccttgtatacatgaagccctgggtccaattcctcagcaccacatatatagaaaatggccagaaatggcactgtagctccagtggccgagtgctagccttgagcaaaaaaaagaagccaaggacagtgctcaggccctgagttcaaggcccaggattggaaaaaaaaaaaaaaaaaagcaaaggggacATAGGGGgcaggccctagtggctcacacctgttatgctagctactcagaaggctgtaatCTGAGAATCCGTTTGAAGGCAGACAAGTCCTTGAGAGTcttgcctccagttaaccagcacaaagctggaactggaagtgtaactcaagtggtagagtgccagttttaagcaggaaaagccaagtgagagtacaaggccctaagttcaagccctagtactgcacAAAGGAATGATGGGGATTGAGAGCCAATAACCAGCACtggtttttacaaaaaaaaactttggcacttacttttttttgccagtcctggggcttggactcagggcctgagcactgtccctggcttctttttgctcaaggctagcactctgccacttgagccacagcgccacttctggccgttttctgtatatgtggtgctggggaattgaacccagagcctcatgtataggaggcaagcactcttgccactaggccatatccccagccctggcacttacttttttattttgtttttaataaagttttatttatttatttatttatttatttatttatttatttatttatttatttatttgccagtcctgggccttggactcagggcctgagcactgtccctggtttctttttcttttttgctcaaggctagcactctgccacttgagccacagcgccacttctggccgtttatgtggtactggggaatcgaaccctggatagtgtataggaggcaagcactcctcttgccactaggccatattcccagctctttattttgtttttaataaaatttctcaATACCTAGCCACATCTTAATTCTGTTTATACCAGTATTTGGCAACTAATTCTCTCAGGGTCAGATTGGTTTCAGAGATCTCATTTTTGAAAGTTAACTAGAAATAACATCAAGACTGTCCAATAATTCGCAGGTGCTACAGTGTAATGTGTAAAAtaccttcttaaaatattttgtagttGGTATATTTAGTTCACATGATCATTTCTTGCATGTTTAGGCAGCAGAATTTCCTACTTGTATTATGTGAAGGTTAAAATAAAGCACCTAGTATCCCAGAAAGGTAGAAACTAATAAAAAACCTGTGAAATTGTCTGCTTATTAGGAGGACCTAACCCCTCTTTGgggctattattttttttttttaatgaaggaactaatattctttatttggttttggtgtgggtcctgggccttgaactcagggtttgggtgctgtccttgagcttttgttcaagtctagtgctctaccacttgagccacagcaccacttaaggctttttctgagtagtttattagagattaaagtttcatggacttttctgcctgggctgactttgagccacggtcctcagatctcagcctcctgagtagctaggattacaggcgtgagccaccagcacacagcagaaCTAATGTGCTTTCAACAGTGGTAGCAGATGTATTGCTCaccaactctgagttcaagcagatATTACTAGTTATAACCATGCACACTAAGCCTGTATAGAGCCTCCAGCTAGCTTTTGTTCAATGATAAGAGTTTGTACTGAGTTACATAGAGTATTTCTACCATATtcacccaccccccacacccctttACATTCCTCACCCACTCCAAACAGATCCTGTTTTAAGATtcctgttacttcttttttttggccagtcctgggccttggactcagggcctcagcactgtccctggcttctttttgctcaaggctagcacttgaccatttgagccacagcgccacttctggccgttttctgtatatgtggtgctggggaatcgaacctagggcctcgtgtatccaaggcaggcactcttgccactaggctatatccccagccccctgttacttttttttgtttatttgttttgtttttgttgccagtcctggggcgtggactcagggcctcagcactgtccctggcttctttttgctcaaggctagcacttgaccatttgagccacagcgccacttctggcttttatctatatatgtgatgctgaggaatcgaacccagggcttcatgtttacaaggcgagcactctaccactaggccatattcccagccaccctgTTACTTCTTTTTAAGGATCAGATTCTGCATATAAGAGAGAACATGAGATATTTGTCTTTTCCAATCTAACATCTCATTTAACACGACAATTTCTGGTTTATGCAAATGACATCATTTTGTTCTCCTTTATGCctgaagactccattttctttctacgattttatttattttttattatttttttattttttgccagtcctggggcttggactggggcttgagcactgtccctggcttctttttgctcaaggctagcactctgccacttgagccacagcgccacttctgaccattttctgtatatgtggtgctggggaattgaacccagggcttcatgtatacgaggcaagcactctttgccactaggccatatccccagctctttgggggttatttttaaaacatttttccaaaTTCAGTTTCTCGAGATGACATAATGACATATTACTTTCATTTCCAGGAAAAGACTTTAGATTAGAATCTATACATATTTTGCTCTAGATTTGGGGAGAGattctttttggtggtattgggaaaAGTcagccttctgcttgctaggcatgacttctgccacttgagctatagcccttgcactgtttgttttAAGACAGGTTTGTGTGGCTAAGGCTGGCTTAGAATTTGTGATCACCTGCCTCTAAGGCAGATCTCAGCAGATCACCACCCCAGCTCTGGTTTAGTTTTATATTAAGAAACACAATAGACAAACTGTGGGTACCTGTTACATTTGCATAAAGGTACATATGTGGTAGATGAGTGTATATGTGCAAATGAAGAAGTGATTGTGTGTCTATTCTTCCAAGACCAAGTACCTAGATTCATGGTTTCCTGGCATATCTTTTGTGAGGAAAAGTGTTATTAAGtgattgtacaaaagggttacagttccataaatcaggtGATAAAGATGTGCTTtttgtcaatgtcacccctccctcattctccctcatttcctcctctgcctctaccctcaagttacatagtaaGTACTTATTTTTATATGAGTTAAAATCAGAAGACTGAGGAGTTTCACAGAAGTAGCAATGGAGGAATAAATACTTAGTTAAATGAATCAGCAGTCAGTTTGAAGAAATTATGTACCAACCCCAAGAAAACTCATACCTAGAAATAAGTTCTGCCCTAGATTCTGACTCAAAGATGATGAGCAGCACAGCCTTAAGTAATAAAACTTATTCTTGGGAAGCAGCAACATTATAACCGCATGAAAAGCCCAGTGGATGACACAGTCAGTACTCCAAGAAGCAGTACACTAAGCTAAGAACACTGTCTTCTCCAGTTTTTCTCATGGGTTATGAGGAAACTGTTGAGTGATAATATATATTTTGCTGGGTGCTGATAACTTTTGACCCAGGACAGAGGGGTGACTTACGCAATTCATGTGGCTTTCCATCTAACCCTCTAGGATAAATCCTCAGTCTGATAATGCAAGTGTGAGTTCTGAGACCTTGGCAGCATATGACAATTACTCTCCAGCCTGGAACATCTGCACTCTGTGTGTCAATACCTTCCCAAACCTTATCGTCGAAAGTCAGAGAGGAGGATAAAAAATAGGAACACAGCCAGACAGAATGGTGCATGCTTGAAATCCAGCactaggaaggctgaggcaggcggATCATCAATTTAAAGCTAGCCTGCACTCTATATAGAGACctttcttaaaaatgaaagaaacaggaaTACTTTGTGTCAGctttccatgttacagaaaccCAGAATTATACCTGTATGTTCATTTTAAGGAGAATAAAGAACCTGTAGCAACATTCTTTTTTGTTATGAAACTGTTTATCGAATGTTTTTAAGGTGTTCAAAATAAAAAGACTAAATATGTTATgctaggtgctgggaatgtggcttggtggtagtgtgcttgcttagcatgcatgaagctctgggttcaattgttcagcaccacatacatagaaaaagccagaagtggagctgtggctccagtggtagagtgctagccttgagcaaaagaaactcagggatagcacccaggccttgagctcaagtcctggactgacaaaaaataaaaataataaggatAGATATATTatgctatattttaaaaagttatattctttgcatggtgttttttttttttttttttagttttttttttttagttaatatCTAcctagaaaagggctggggatatggcctagtggcaagagtgcctgcctcatatacatgaggccctgggttcgattccccagcaccacacatacagaaaatggccagaagtagcgctgtggctcaagtggcagagtgctagccttgagcaaaaagaagccagggacagtgctcaggcccagagtccaagccccaggactggcaaaaaaatatatatatatatatagaaaaattctTCATTATATTCACCAAAATGTTAGTCCTCCACACTTCAATTACAGATGAATTTTTTTAGGGGAGGGGGTtggcacagggcttgaactcagggcctgagtgtactgtccctgagctcttctgctcaagcctagtactctaccactttgagccacagcgccacttccagttttctggtatttaattcGAGATAATAGTCTCCTGagttgtctacctgggctggctttgaaccctcagcttcctgagtaactaggattataggcatgagccaccaattcttggctagatgattttttttaattaagtaaaaCCTTTTTTAATCTGGGCCaggtggtccacacctgtaatcctaggtactataGAGGGTGATATTTTCAGAGCTGAAAGCCGGCTCTGGCAGACAGATCCAGAAGACTTatctcaaccagcaaaaagccagaagtagaaatatgGTGCACGTGGCAGgggctatccttgagtaaaaaagctaaggtacagttccaaccccagtacctataccaaatttttaaatgaatgaatgaatgaattccaaTAGCAGTGAAATACATTGGGGCCAAACTGGTTTGGTAACTTACCTCGCCTTCTGACACTTTTCTATAGATGTCTTGCTATGGAGGGaattagaattttgttttgtagtttaggTATTTCCAATGAATGCAAGAGAGGAATACGTTATGCCTTTAAAGTGAGTGATTTGAATCTTGTTTCTTTACCTTCTTGCTTAGCTGCAGCCCCCAGAAATTAAGccaactttaaaaatgtaaaaatacaaaGCAGGGaactagtggctcgtgcctgtaaatccaaagcagagatctaaggatagtggttcaaagccaacccaggcaggaaacttcatgagactcttacctccaatgaactaccaaagaaaagccagaaatagaactacagtttaagtgatagagtgctagccttgagcaaaaaaagtccagagacagcacccaggccctcagttcaagcaccagctCCAGTaccaaagaataaattaaaatacaagaCTTATCTAAAGTCATCTCAGCCTTGGTAACTTTCTTGGATTCTGCACAGTCGAAGAGATGTCCCTAGTAATACTGTTTTAGGGAAAACTTAATCCTGACAAGTGATGAAGGAGCTAAGCTGTACACACTGACACTGACCCTGGTTATCATTCCAGGTAAGTGTTCTATGGTGGTCATTTCTTTGGCTAGCCATACAAGTAGGATGTTGGAGGCCTGCTAGATATGAAAAGCAACTCGAGCCTGATGTAGTAATCATTTGCCTTTCCATCCATAacaaggttttctattcttggtCTTCATGAGAAGTTTTAAAATCTGACTCTTTTACAGGACTTGGAAAAGGAGAGTGACACACCTCTGCAACAAGTGTCTATTGAAGAGATCCTAGAAGAACAAAGGGTAGAACAGCAAAGCAAGTTGGAAGCCGAGAAGCTGAAAGTTCAGGCTCTTAAAGATCGGGGTCTCTCCATTCCCAGAGCGGACACTCTTGATGAGTATTAAGCTCTCTGCTCAGAGGTTCTCACTCTTGGTAATCAGGGACTATGTCACTGACAGAAAGTGACACCCTGGTCACCTCATACATTTAACCAGAGACTGTAATTGTGAAGAGTTAGTTTTATTGTTAATTCACATATATACTTTGAAGAAATCATGGgatttttttattatactttgTTTAAGAAAAATCACTGTTTACGGAAACGATGGACTCCCTTTACCACATGTCCCTGCAGAGCCAGCAGCTTCATCTTTATATTGCTTTTCTTCTCCCAAAGTAGAGTTTATGGGAGACGGTCTGTATTTCTTTgtaaattgtaaataaaatatgaatctcATGTTTCCCAACTGAGAGTTATCTCCATTGATTAGACCACCCAGAAAAGGTGTGAGCACAGCCCAGCTGCTGG from Perognathus longimembris pacificus isolate PPM17 chromosome 21, ASM2315922v1, whole genome shotgun sequence harbors:
- the Lsm1 gene encoding U6 snRNA-associated Sm-like protein LSm1, encoding MNYMPGTASLIEDIDKKHLVLLRDGRTLIGFLRSIDQFANLVLHQTVERIHVGKKYGDIPRGIFVVRGENVVLLGEIDLEKESDTPLQQVSIEEILEEQRVEQQSKLEAEKLKVQALKDRGLSIPRADTLDEY